A region of the Oligoflexus sp. genome:
TCAAAGTCGTGAGGGCCTGGAAAATGGTGATGAAGAGCATGATCTGGCCAATGGTTTCCTCGGGAACTTCCGCGCGGAAGGGATATTTCATGGCCGTTTTGAGGCGCAGGTAATTCACGACGGAATCCGCGAGCCAGCGTTGGGAAACGCCGGGTTTCGGAACGACCGAGATCCAGGTGCTGCGCTTTTCGGTGGTGTAATGCATCAGAAGGGAAAGCGGAACGAACATGCGGGCGTTCACATCCTTTTCACTGAAGGTCGTATCGCGTTTGCTCAGAACACCGACGATGGTGACGGTTGTCTGGAGACGGCCCCGGAGCGCCACGACTTCGCCGATCGGGAACTGAGGATTGGTGTAACGGCCGGCATAATGCTCGGAAAACATGGAGGAGGCAAAGTCGGAACCGACCAGGGCCACAGCTCCGGCGTCCTGGAATTCATGCGGCGCAATCATGCGGCCCTTGGTGATCTTGAGGCCCTGATCCAGCACATCATGAACGTTGCCGAGGCTATCCACTTTCACTTCCGTCGACACGCCGCCGACGACCGCGTTCTGATTGAAATCGCCCCAGAGCATCGAAATGCGGCCGTAATCCGCAAAGGTCGCCTGCATGCTGGGAAGGTCCTGGTCGATGTGAAGACCCTGCCAGTAACCGTTGGTGTTGGTGCGGGACGCCTGATAATCGAGGCCCACGTAGATGCGGTCCGCTCCGGAACGATCGAAGATTTTTAAGATGACATCCTGCGCCGCCGTACCGAGGGTGAGCATCGTCGTAATCGAGGTCACGCCGATAATCAAACCGAGACAGGTCAGGGCGGTGCGCAGCTTCGAGGACACCAGGGCCTGCCAGGCCTGGCGTAAAGGAGCCAGCGTCTGCCAGTTGGAAAGCCAGCTTGAAGGCGGCACTTCATCCAGGGAGGCAGGCGGCAGCTCGGCCCCTTCCAGCGCAAGGCCATCCTGCGCGTAATCGGCAACCACCGAACCATCTTTCAATTCAATGCGGCGTCGAGCGGCACGCGCGACCTCAGGATCATGGGTGATGAGGATCACCGTGCGGCCCTCGCGATGGAGCTGCGCAAAAATTTTCATGACCTCGGCGGAACTATGGGAATCCAAAGCACCCGTGGGTTCATCGGCAAGGATCACGGCCGGATCAAGCAGCAGCGCCCGGGCAATGGCCGCCCTTTGCTTCTGACCGCCGCTCAGGTTGGTCGGCAGCTTCAGAGCCTGGTCTTGAATCCCGAGGCGACCGAGCAGCTGCATCGCGCGTTTTTGATACTGGGCTCTTTCATCGGCACGCGGCCGGGGCTGCATATAGTTCAATGGCAGGAGCACATTTTCCAAAATGGTCAGTCGAGGCAAAAGATGAAACTGCTGAAACACAAAACCGATCGTGCGGTTGCGCAGCGAGGCGAGGTCATCCGCAGCCAGATCCGCCGTGTTTTCACCTTCGATGGCGAACAGGCCTTCCTGGGCCGTGGCCAGAGTTCCCAGCAAATTCATAAGAGTCGACTTGCCGGAACCGGACGCGCCTGTGATGGCCACAAATTCGCCCTGCTTGATCTGGAGCGAAATATCTTTCAGCGCGAGGAAGGCTGCCGCATCACGACCATAGCGATAGGAAAGACTGTGAATATCAATCAGCGTCGCTTGATCTTTCACTGTTTCACCGTCTCTTTCCTGATCTGTGGGCTTTCCGCGACTTCGAAAATCTGCGGCGATGCGAAGTCGATCTCCATGACTTCATCACCTTCTTTCAGACCGGAGACGATCTGGACATCGGTGGCATTCACGGCGCCGGTTTCCACGGATGCATAGCGGTAGCCTTTGGGATTGTTTGTATCCTGGAGGCGGACGTAGGATTGCCCCGGCAGCATAAGAACACAGGACACGGGAAGGGTCAGCGCATCATTCTGCTCGGCAAAAATAAGGTCCACGGTGGCATTCATTTCCGGGAGCAGGCGCGCATCCTTTTGATTGATGCCGACATAGACATCGAAGTAGGTGAAGCCGGCCTTCATATCCGCACGGCCTTGACCCCCAATTTGTTCGACCCTGCCGTCATAGGCTATGTCTGGATAGGCATCCAAGCGGACCTTGACCGGCAGGCCGTCTTTCACATAACGCAGGTCCGCTTCCATGACCTTGATGCGCACCTGCAGATTGTTCATATCCGCCACGACCATGACCATGCGATCGTTGCCGCCGCCGATATCCGAACCGGATGCGCCCATGCCTGCGCCGCCCAATACGAAGTCACCCGGTCTTTTGTCGACCAGTGTTACGATGCCCTGGATAGGGGAGCGGACATAGACAAGTCCGTTTGAGCCTTCTTTTTTCGAGGCTTGAGGACCTGCCTGCGTCAGGCCAAGGTTGGATTCCATGATGCTGAGTCTTTCGCGGGCGGATGCCAGCTCCAGGCGCAGCTTCTGCAGTTCGCTTTCTTCGCGCGCCACCTGATCAACGCCGATCAGGTCCTTCACCAGGGATTTATTGTTGACGAGCTTACTGGCCGATCCGACTTCAAATTCCAAAGCCCGGACCCGGGCTCTGAGGTCCTGAAGCTCCGTCTGGCCGGCGGCTTCCAGCTGCATGGTGAAGAGCAGATCATCCGGCTCGACTTTGGCGCCTTCCTTCACATTCAAGGCCACGATTCGCCCGGATTGCTGCGCCGTAATCACCATGGTTTTTTCGGGAAAGATTTTACCGGAGAGCTGCAGGGTCTGGGCGATGTTCTTTTTTTGGACCTTAAACAGTTTGGATGTGCTGGTGGAGCTGGTCTGCAAACGCTTCCAGCTGATACCGGCGATCACGACGACCAGGATACCAAGAGCGGCCAGTATCATCCGGCGGCGGGTGAATCCAGGTCTTTTCACGGTCTTGCTTGCCATTCTGCACATCCTTAAATAAGGGAAATAATGAGAGAGTCTCGGAAGCGGGATTAAGCGCTGGCCAACGAAAATGACGATGTTTCGTGAGGCAATATTGCAAAAAAACCAAGGGAGTTCATCTTGCAGTTGGAGAGATCGTTCTCAGAATTGATCACGGCGAGCATTGGGAAGTTTACAAGGTCATTATGACCATTGCGCAGGCGGAGGCCTTTGGCCAGAATTGTGGGTGACAAGGAGGGCACTCATGAAAAAAGCTCAACGCAGTTTTGTTTACGAAAGGCTCACGGCGAAGGACGTCCCGAGCATGCGGGCGCTTTTGGACGTCTATGCGGTGGCGTTTGAAGACCCCGAGTCCTATCAGTCACGTCCCCCGTCCGATGATTATCTGCGCCGGCTATTGGGCCGCGAGACCTTTTTCACCGTGGTCGCCAAACATGAGGGGTCGGTGGTCGGCGGGCTTTCCGCCTATCAGCTGGAAAAATTCGAGCAGGAACGGAGCGAGGTCTATATTTACGATCTGGCCGTTCAGGAAGATTTCCGCCGTCAGGGTGTGGCCCGGGGCTTGATTCAGCAGCTGATCACGCTGGCCCGGGATCGCGGCGCCTGGGTGATCTTCGTTCAGGCGGATTATGGTGATGAGCCGGCTATCAAACTCTATGAATCCATGGGCGTGCGGGAGGAGGTTCTTCATTTTGATATATCCATGAACCCGGCGGGTCGCCATGAACCCGAGTGAAAAGCCTGTACCGGCGCAACGAGCCGACTGGCGCAAGCGGATGTATATCGTCATCTTTGGTTCGGATACCAGGGCGGGAAAAATGTTTGATCTCGCCCTTCTGTGGCTGATCGTCCTCAGTATCCTTTGCGTGACTCTGGAAACGGTGTCCAGCATCTATCAGGACTACCGCCCGTGGTTTCGTTATGCTGAGTGGGCCTTCACCGCGATCTTCCTCGTCGAGTATATCCTGCGGCTCATCTGTGTGCCGCGCGCCTCGGTTTATGCAAGAAGTTTTCTGGGTCTGATTGATCTCTTCTCGATCATTCCCTCGTTTTTAAGCCTCTATTACGCCGGTGCGCAAAGCCTCCTCGTGATCCGCGCGATTCGACTGCTGCGGGTGTTCCGTATACTGAAGCTGACTCAGTTTTTGGAGGAGGGCGAGGTCCTGATGAGCGCCCTCTTTGCGAGCCGGCATAAAATTTTGGTCTTTTTAGGGGGCGTGCTGTCGCTGGTCCTGATCATCGGGGCCGTGATGCATCTGGTGGAAGGACCCGAGCATGGTTTTACCAGCATTCCCGTCAGCATTTATTGGGCGGTCGTGACTTTGACCACGGTGGGTTACGGTGATATCACGCCTTTGACTCCGCTCGGCAAGGTCCTGGCCACCTTCGTGATGCTCATGGGTTATGGGATCCTCGCGGTTCCGACCGGCATCGTGTCGGTGGAAATCGGTCGCGCCAGCCGCCGCGGGCAGTATGCGGTCGCGTGTCCGCGCTGTGGTGAAGATAAGCACCTCGTGGGCAGTCGCTACTGCTTTCGCTGCGGCGAGCGCCTGCCTGGGGTATGAATCATTTCAGACTCTCAATGGACATTGGCCCCTTCCTTCAGAACGCCATATTCCCGACCGAATTCCACGAGCTGGGTCTTGATGTGCTGGAGCGTATGCCGGAAGCGCTCCATCTGCTCGTTTTCATCGACGCCTCCCGCCAGAGGATCCGGCAGGGTCCAGTGAATTTTCTTCGCGTTCACGAGTTTGATGGGGCAGACCTCATCGGGGCAGAAGGTGATCACAAAGTCGAGATCGTGCAGAAAATCATCCGACAGTTCATCGAGATGCTTGGAGCGGAGCAGCCCCGTGTCGGCTCCGAATTCCTGCAGGGCCTTGACGGCAAGAGGATGCACAGGAGAGGGATGGGCCCCGGCGCTCTCCAGATGAGCCTGCTCGCTGAAGATATTTTTTGCCACCGCTTCGGCGAGTTGACTGCGAACCGAATTCGTCTCGCCCATGAACAGTATTTTCATAAAAACTCCTTGCTCTGTTTTGTTGCTAATCGAAACCTCGCATCTCCAGGACCTGCTTCACGCGCTCAATCGCAATTACATAGGCAGCCTGCCGATAGCTGCAGGCGTATTTGGCTTTGATTTCCAAAACGTGATTCCAGCCGCGCTGCAGCCAGAATTCGAGCTCCTGAAAGACCCTTTCCTTGTTCCACAGCGTCCCCTGACGGTTCTGGCACCATTCGAAATAGGACACGGTCACGCCCCCGGCATTCGCGAGTATATCGGGAATCACCTGGCAGCCTTGATCCATCAGCATGCGATCGGCTGCGGGCGTGATGGGGAAATTCGCGCCTTCCACGATCAGACGAGCGCTTACCCGCGAGGCATTGTGCTCCTGAATCACGGCTTCGAGCGCCGCGGGAATCAGAATATCGACCTTCTGATAAAGCGCGTCATCGCTGCTGTCGCTAACCGTTTTATAGGCGACGCATTCCCGGCACTCGCTGAGACTTTTCTTCTGACCGTTCGGGTGCAGCTGCTGGATGAGCCGCGGGATATCAAGACCCTCGGGCTCATAAAGACTGCCCGTGGCATCACTGATGCACACAATGCGCGCTCCCATCTCATGCAGGGTGAGGGCCGCGTGGGAGCCAACGTTGCCAAAACCCTGAATCGCCACGGTCGCGTTTTGCAGATCAAGACCTTCATAGGCCGCGGCCCAGCTGGCCATGATCGCGACGCCGCGGCCGGTCGCTTCACGCCGTCCCGCGATACCGCCGAGCAGAGGATGTTTGCCGGTCACCACGTTGGGCTGGTGACCGTGCATGCGCGAATAGGCATCGACGATCCAGCCCATCTCCCTTTCGCCGGTGCCGACATCCGGCGCGGGAATATCCATCTCGGGGCCGATCAGTCCATTCATTTTCTCGACGTATTTTTTGGTGAGCGAGGACAGCTCACGCGCGGAGAAATCCCGCGGATTGATGCGTAGGCCGCCTTTCGCACCACCGAAAGGCAGACCGAGAAGGGCTGTTTTCCAGGTCATGATCGAAGCCAGCATTGCGCAATGATCGATGTCCACGCTGGGATGATAGCGCAGCCCGCCTTTGAAGGGACCAAGGGCATTGTTATGCTGCACGCGAAAGCCCCGGATCACCATGATGCTTCCATCATCCCGGACCAGCGGGATTTCAACTTCGACCTTGCGATCCGCATTTTTAAGAATGGTACCGAGCTGCCCTTTCTGATCATAACCGAGAATGCGGAAGGCATCATCGAGACAGCTATCGAGCGAGACATTGAGCGAGGCGTTTTCAGTTGCCATGAGCGGCCTCGCTCTGCATCATGCCAGGCTCGGGGTGGAACGTCGGGGCATTTTTTACGGCCTCCCGCGTGATGGTGATCGCGACCCAGCGATCGTGCCAGCTGATGGTTTCAATCACGCGGCGCGGCAGGATCACGCTTCGGCTCGGCCACCAGTTGATGGTGTCAGCGACGATATGCAGGATGCGGTAGGTGCGGGTGTCGAAGAGAAAATCTTCGAGACTGCCCAACTCTCCATCGGTGGCTTTGATGTGATAGCCCCTCACTTCGCGCAGGCTATGCAGATCGGGATTGGCCTCTTTGCGGCGTTTGTCCTCCATCAGCCCTTTCCAATCGAGCAGCTCCCGACGCGACGGCGGCAGCGGCACGATGTGGGTAAAAAGATTCTGGCGGGCGGTGCCCTGCAGATTCCAGTAAGGCGTCCAGCCGTAATAATCGTGCAGTCGATTTTCATACTGCCGTGAGACAGGCATATCGGAAGCTGCCGCTGGACTTTCTGCAACCTGCGCTTTGGTGAGCAGAGTTCCGAGCCCGGCCTCATCCTGCTCAAGATTCAGACTGGAGGGAATCAGCAGCACCTGTCTTTTTTCAAGCCAGGGCCCGATTTCGACCACGCAGTAGCGCAGCGTCCACGATCGCTTGTCAAAATAAATATCCTTGACGACTCCGATCTCGCCATCCACTGCCAGAACTTTCTGCCCTATGAAACGTGATGCAGCCCTCAGCATGAGCGCCTCCCTTGCCTTGGTTCGACTACGCTATTCTTATAAGCAAAACCCTTGCCAGCGTCGGGGGGTATGTCTTTTGCATAGCTGGAATCCTGAATTGGCTTTCGAAAGAAAATAACCATGTCCAATCTGTCCAGTCTTCAAAGTTTCAAGCAGCGCCTTGCGCATACCAAAGTTCCGGTCAGCCTTGGCCGCTTTTGGAGCTTTCTGCGCACTTTGGCTGAAGACATCGGTCAGACCAACCTTCTGATCCATGCCAGCAGCATGGCTTATATGACTCTCGGTTCCATCATTCCGCTGCTTGCGCTGACCTTTGCCATAGTCTCGGCCTTTCAACCGATTGCGGTCGCCGATGCAGACTGGCTCGCGAGTTTCAAAGTCTTTATTCTGGAAAACCTTGCGCCGCAGTCCGGGGAAAACATGGTCCGGGTGCTGGAAACTTTTCTGGCCAACCTGGATGTGGCGAAAATCGGATTGACCGGATTTCTGACTCTGATCGTGCTCATCATCCTTCTGCTCCGTGACATCGAGGTGGCCCTGAACAGCATCTGGCAGGTGCCGCAGACAAGGTCCTTTCTGAAGCGCTTCATGTTCTTCTGGATCACAACCACTCTGGGCGCCTTGTGCCTTTCCATTGTTTTTGCCGCGTTTTCCCGGGTTTCCCTTTTCGATGGCGCGTCGATCGAAGAGGTGATTCCGAGCGATGCTCTGGCGACTTTCATCAATGTGCTGGCAACCTTCATCTTTTTCACCGTTCTGCAGAAGATCGGCCCCAACTGCCATGTGTCGCTCAAAGCCGCGGCGGTGGGCGGGCTGGTGGCCACGGTCATGATTCGCCTCGCATCGAAGGGCTTCGCCTTTTATTCCGCGCATAGTGCTTGGAACCAGGATATTTATGAAGCCCTGGCGGTGGTTCCCCTTTTTCTGCTTTGGCTCTACCTGGGCTGGTTTGTGATACTTTTCAGTGCCATCATCGCCTGGCGGACGCATCACGGATTCGGCGTGCAAAGGGCCCACGAGGCGGGCCGGGCAGGTCGCGCCAAGCGGGGCGAGCATGAAGCGATCCAGCTGCGTGATCTTCATATTCGATCCATGCTCCCTTTGATCTGTGTTCTGATGGCAGGCGTTCGCTTTCTGGAAGCCAAGGGGGAAGGCGTCCAGGGCCGGCAGCTGGCTGTCGATCTCGATATCCCACCCTACTGGGTGCGCGAGGCTCTGCAGATAGCCGAAGAGCGCGGGCTTCTTTTGATCAAAAGACCGCCGATGGATAAGACGGGATCGGAAAATGATGTGCTGGAGCTGATGGCCTATCCGAGCGTCCCCCTCGATCGAATTTCGATGGATGAGCTCTTGCAAAAGCTAACGCATGAGACTCAGGAATGGGTGCGGTCACGCCCCGCGGAACTGAGCGTGGACCTGGAAGGTCTTTTGAAGAATGCCTTCGTAAGCCTGGGCATCGAGCGTCAGCAGCCTTCGCTGGCGGCTCTGCTGGAGTCGGCGGCCAGTCCGAAAAGAACGATGCCTGTCCATGATGCCTGAATCGAACCGAGTGGTTTCGCATTTGCCTCTTGTCAAAATCCTGGAGTTCGTCCAAAGTGCAGCCGCAGTTTGAAATGCGTACGAGCCGGTGAAGTACGGTGTAATTCCGTCGCTGTCCCGCAACTGTAATCCCCTTCGGGTAAGCCAGATCCCACTCGTGCGTTCCATACCCGCGGAGGTTCTTGCATGTTTTGCATGCGATTGGGTCTGTTTTTCCTGGCTTCGAGTTTTCCCGTCCTCGCCTCAGATTCCGAACACATGGAAGTGACCGGCCTACGCTATTCCTGGCTCGACACGGTGCAGACCGCCAGTGAAGGACAGGTCGATCATGAGCAGCTTCAGCAGCGGCCTATCCTCAGGCCTGGCGAGATCATGGAATCGGTGCCGGGTTTGATCACAACGCAGCACAGCGGAACGGGCAAGGCCAATCAGTATTTTCTGAGGGGCTTCAACCTCGATCATGGGACGGATTTTGCGACCTTTGTCGATGGCATTCCCATCAACATGCCCTCGCATGCGCACGGTCAGGGCTATACCGATGTCAACTTTTTGGTTCCTGAAATCCTGGAACGAGTGGAATACAGCAAGGGCCCTTACGCGGCGGAAGTCGGGGATTTCAGCGGCGCCGGGCATGTGCAGCTGCAAACCCGCGATGAATTTCCGCATGGACTCCTGAAATATACCAGCGGCAGCTATGACTATCATCGCCTCCTTCTGCTGGATACCGTTCCTTTTGGTCAGCACTCGCGCTTCAGCTATGCGTTGGAGGGTACCCGTTATCAGGGGCCGTGGTCGGGCGTGGATGAACGCCTGCGGAAGTCTCTTGCCTGGTTGAAGTGGTCAATTCCTACCGATCACGGGCAGCATACGCTGACGTTCCAGCATTATAAAGGATCTTGGAACGCCGCCGACCAGATCCCCGAGCGTGCTGTGGAAGCGAAGCTTCTCAATCGTCTCGGTACAGTGGATAAGTCCACGGGCGGACGCACGCAGCGCGATAGCTTCAGCTGGATGTGGACGCGAAAAGAACAGGATCATGCTTTCCATGTTCAGCTTTATGCGGTGAACTACGGCCTTAACCTCTGGTCGAATCTGAGCTACTTCCTCGAAGACCCCGAGCTTGGGGATCAGTTCGAGCAGGAGGATCGTCGTTCGATTGCGGGCTCTTCCCTCAGTTTTTCCCAGGACTGGGTCATGGGAAGCATTCCGGGAACTTTGATTCTCGGGCTTCAGAGTCGCTACGATGATATTCGCGAACTTGGATTTTATAAAACGGTTGCACGCGAACGCCTGGAAGCCAAGGGGAAGGATGCCGTACGCGAATTGCAGAACGGCGCTTTTTTCGAGCAGGAATGGAAGTGGACCCCTGATTTTCAGAGCACCTTCGGTCTGCGTTATGATCAACTCGATGTGAGGCGCAAGGATAGGCTGGCCGCTGGGTCCTATACCAGCAACGATGCCATCACCAGTCCCAAATTCAGCACCCGCTATCGGGTTCTGGATGGACTCTGGATGTTTGCGAGTGCCGGTCAAAGCTTTCATAGCAATGATGCGCGCGGCATAACCTCGCGCGACAGTGCCGCGCCCGGGCTGGTCCCGGTTCGGGGTTACGAGGTCGGCAGCAGCTGGACCCGTGAGAGTTTCAGGATGTCGGTGGCTCTTTGGAGGCTGCAGCTGGAATCAGAATTGCTTTATATCGGCGACGCCGGAGTCACGGAACCAGCGCGCGCGAGTCGTCGTCAGGGCGTGGACACCCTTGTGCAGCTCTCTCCTTCACCGGGTTTTCATGCGGATCTGGAACTGTCCTGGGCGAACGCGCGCTTTCTATCCGACCCCGATGCGGAAGGCCGACGCGTGGAAGGTCATCTTCCCTTTGTCGGCATGCTCGGCCTCGGGAGTCAGCTGAATTCCGCATGGTCGGTGGATGCAAGGTTCCGGCACTTTGGAAAAAGACCTCTCACCGCCGATGGGCAGCAGAGTTCGGAGCCGACGACCGTGGTCAACGGGCAGCTGGCCTATGCTCAGGATATGTGGGAAGCATCGCTGGATCTTTTGAATGCCCTGGATACGGACGCGCATGATATCGACTATTTCTATGAATCCCAGCTGGCTGACGAAAGTGAACCCGTGGCCGATCGCCATTACCATCCTGTGGAACCGCGATCGGTGCGGGTCCAGTTAGGCCGCAGGTTCTAGAAAGGGCACCTCAGCCCTTCCACTGAAGCGCCGGCGGTAAATGCGCCTCGAATTTACGCGCCAGATCATAGGGATTCCACGCGGGCCCATAGCGCATGGGCACACGTGGAACGTGAAGGAGAAGCCTAAGACCAAAAGCCACGAAAGCGGTATGAAAGATCCAGGCCGCAAGGATGAAGGCGGGGCTCGACATCAGTCCGCGAATATCGGTGACAACGAGGGCAAGCAGAACTTCGCCGATCACCAGGGGTAAACCCAGGATCTGCGCAAGATGATTTTTGTAACAGAATGCCGTCGCGTGCATCAGAATCAAAAGCGAGAGCGGGGCGAGGGCCACGGGCAGGCTGCTCGAAAAGAGCGTGCTCGCCAAAAGAAGGGTTCCCGCGTAGTTGGCCGCGATGCTGATCCCGAGACTCAGATCATCCCAAACCTTATGCGTGCGGAAACGTGCGGCTCCGGTGACCGCAGCGAGCAGGAACATCGAAAGACTGAGAAGTTCGCGTTCCATAGGATATCCTTTATTTTGCGGGGGTTAGCCGTAAAATAGCCTATCGGATCCTATGATAATGAAAATCAAGATCAATTACAAGATGTTTTTTGACCGGCTCAGGGCAGAGCCACGAGCTGTTCCAGAAGCTGGCGGCTCGTGATGCGATTCTGCAGATAAAGATCCCCGGTCACCACACCATCGGCCAGAACCATATGATGCGCCTCGCTTTCCTCTGCGGCTTCCAGTTCGATATTCCAAACGATGGCGTTGGGATTCGGGGTTTCCTGCTGGACAAGGTTTACTCTTTTCCATTCATCATGGGCGCTGCGCACCAGATCACCGGCCTTGAGATCCTTGGCTCCGATCAGACCGAGCTGGCTCAAGAAAGGATGATCACGCGTCACGCGCACGTCCTTGTCACCAATCCGCACAAGGTAAAGACCCTGATATTCCGGCCCGCGCACGACATTGCGCAGCGCCACGCCGCGCTTCAGCATGGGGTTATAGACAAGGTCACCGATCCTGAGGTCCTTGATGATCCTATCGGTGCCATCGGCCATGCGAATGCGGGTGTTTTCATCAAAGCAGCCCATGGCTCGGGAACCAACGATGCCGGCCGGTGCGCAGGCGTTCGCGGGATCAAAACCATAGAAATCCTTGCAGTGATAGCAAAGTTCCAGATTGGGAAACTGCGCCTGAAAGCCATTGATATGCGAGCCGCCGGCCGGGTTGCACATGCCCACGGGAGGCTGGCTCTTCACGATCGCGCATTGGCTGGCGCAGACTCCTCCATTGCCCGAGCCGCTGCCGGCGGGAAAGGAGAGACTGAGTTTAAAATCCATGATGACCTTGGAGCCATCCACCTGCTCGGCGATCGCCGTATAGGTGTGAAAGCCCGCGACAGCGGGAATCGGACCCAGGATCACCTTATGCGCGGGATCTATGCGGAAGGCTGCGGTCTTGGGAAAGGAATTGGTGGCCGCGATCTGCGTTCCGTCCCGCAGAATTTTGGCGTCCGTGACCACGTGGTTGCATTCCAGGAAGAGACTGCCTTGATCAAAGGGTGAATCATATTCCTGGGCCGGACCTGGGATTTTATTGACAGGCAGCGGCGTTCCATCCTTCTGCTGCACATAGAAGTGGCAGCTCGAAGGCGGTGGGGGCGCCATGGCCAGGAGAGCCTTGGTCAGCATAGCCTTCTGGCCAGGCTTGGCAGGAGCCAGTGCCTCCA
Encoded here:
- a CDS encoding efflux RND transporter periplasmic adaptor subunit, yielding MASKTVKRPGFTRRRMILAALGILVVVIAGISWKRLQTSSTSTSKLFKVQKKNIAQTLQLSGKIFPEKTMVITAQQSGRIVALNVKEGAKVEPDDLLFTMQLEAAGQTELQDLRARVRALEFEVGSASKLVNNKSLVKDLIGVDQVAREESELQKLRLELASARERLSIMESNLGLTQAGPQASKKEGSNGLVYVRSPIQGIVTLVDKRPGDFVLGGAGMGASGSDIGGGNDRMVMVVADMNNLQVRIKVMEADLRYVKDGLPVKVRLDAYPDIAYDGRVEQIGGQGRADMKAGFTYFDVYVGINQKDARLLPEMNATVDLIFAEQNDALTLPVSCVLMLPGQSYVRLQDTNNPKGYRYASVETGAVNATDVQIVSGLKEGDEVMEIDFASPQIFEVAESPQIRKETVKQ
- a CDS encoding AAC(3)-I family aminoglycoside N-acetyltransferase — protein: MKKAQRSFVYERLTAKDVPSMRALLDVYAVAFEDPESYQSRPPSDDYLRRLLGRETFFTVVAKHEGSVVGGLSAYQLEKFEQERSEVYIYDLAVQEDFRRQGVARGLIQQLITLARDRGAWVIFVQADYGDEPAIKLYESMGVREEVLHFDISMNPAGRHEPE
- a CDS encoding ion transporter, translating into MNPSEKPVPAQRADWRKRMYIVIFGSDTRAGKMFDLALLWLIVLSILCVTLETVSSIYQDYRPWFRYAEWAFTAIFLVEYILRLICVPRASVYARSFLGLIDLFSIIPSFLSLYYAGAQSLLVIRAIRLLRVFRILKLTQFLEEGEVLMSALFASRHKILVFLGGVLSLVLIIGAVMHLVEGPEHGFTSIPVSIYWAVVTLTTVGYGDITPLTPLGKVLATFVMLMGYGILAVPTGIVSVEIGRASRRGQYAVACPRCGEDKHLVGSRYCFRCGERLPGV
- a CDS encoding arsenate reductase ArsC — protein: MKILFMGETNSVRSQLAEAVAKNIFSEQAHLESAGAHPSPVHPLAVKALQEFGADTGLLRSKHLDELSDDFLHDLDFVITFCPDEVCPIKLVNAKKIHWTLPDPLAGGVDENEQMERFRHTLQHIKTQLVEFGREYGVLKEGANVH
- a CDS encoding PRC-barrel domain-containing protein, which encodes MLRAASRFIGQKVLAVDGEIGVVKDIYFDKRSWTLRYCVVEIGPWLEKRQVLLIPSSLNLEQDEAGLGTLLTKAQVAESPAAASDMPVSRQYENRLHDYYGWTPYWNLQGTARQNLFTHIVPLPPSRRELLDWKGLMEDKRRKEANPDLHSLREVRGYHIKATDGELGSLEDFLFDTRTYRILHIVADTINWWPSRSVILPRRVIETISWHDRWVAITITREAVKNAPTFHPEPGMMQSEAAHGN
- a CDS encoding YihY/virulence factor BrkB family protein, which encodes MSNLSSLQSFKQRLAHTKVPVSLGRFWSFLRTLAEDIGQTNLLIHASSMAYMTLGSIIPLLALTFAIVSAFQPIAVADADWLASFKVFILENLAPQSGENMVRVLETFLANLDVAKIGLTGFLTLIVLIILLLRDIEVALNSIWQVPQTRSFLKRFMFFWITTTLGALCLSIVFAAFSRVSLFDGASIEEVIPSDALATFINVLATFIFFTVLQKIGPNCHVSLKAAAVGGLVATVMIRLASKGFAFYSAHSAWNQDIYEALAVVPLFLLWLYLGWFVILFSAIIAWRTHHGFGVQRAHEAGRAGRAKRGEHEAIQLRDLHIRSMLPLICVLMAGVRFLEAKGEGVQGRQLAVDLDIPPYWVREALQIAEERGLLLIKRPPMDKTGSENDVLELMAYPSVPLDRISMDELLQKLTHETQEWVRSRPAELSVDLEGLLKNAFVSLGIERQQPSLAALLESAASPKRTMPVHDA
- a CDS encoding ATP-binding cassette domain-containing protein, producing MKDQATLIDIHSLSYRYGRDAAAFLALKDISLQIKQGEFVAITGASGSGKSTLMNLLGTLATAQEGLFAIEGENTADLAADDLASLRNRTIGFVFQQFHLLPRLTILENVLLPLNYMQPRPRADERAQYQKRAMQLLGRLGIQDQALKLPTNLSGGQKQRAAIARALLLDPAVILADEPTGALDSHSSAEVMKIFAQLHREGRTVILITHDPEVARAARRRIELKDGSVVADYAQDGLALEGAELPPASLDEVPPSSWLSNWQTLAPLRQAWQALVSSKLRTALTCLGLIIGVTSITTMLTLGTAAQDVILKIFDRSGADRIYVGLDYQASRTNTNGYWQGLHIDQDLPSMQATFADYGRISMLWGDFNQNAVVGGVSTEVKVDSLGNVHDVLDQGLKITKGRMIAPHEFQDAGAVALVGSDFASSMFSEHYAGRYTNPQFPIGEVVALRGRLQTTVTIVGVLSKRDTTFSEKDVNARMFVPLSLLMHYTTEKRSTWISVVPKPGVSQRWLADSVVNYLRLKTAMKYPFRAEVPEETIGQIMLFITIFQALTTLIGGLCILVGGIGIMNIMLVTIAERIKEIGLRKALGATGRDIVRQFLVECMLLCVVSGLVGTIIGAVFCNIVALVGHAALPEVIPKQLLLNPLGLILGLGTAVVCGMTFGMMPALRASTLDPSEALRSE
- a CDS encoding Glu/Leu/Phe/Val dehydrogenase produces the protein MATENASLNVSLDSCLDDAFRILGYDQKGQLGTILKNADRKVEVEIPLVRDDGSIMVIRGFRVQHNNALGPFKGGLRYHPSVDIDHCAMLASIMTWKTALLGLPFGGAKGGLRINPRDFSARELSSLTKKYVEKMNGLIGPEMDIPAPDVGTGEREMGWIVDAYSRMHGHQPNVVTGKHPLLGGIAGRREATGRGVAIMASWAAAYEGLDLQNATVAIQGFGNVGSHAALTLHEMGARIVCISDATGSLYEPEGLDIPRLIQQLHPNGQKKSLSECRECVAYKTVSDSSDDALYQKVDILIPAALEAVIQEHNASRVSARLIVEGANFPITPAADRMLMDQGCQVIPDILANAGGVTVSYFEWCQNRQGTLWNKERVFQELEFWLQRGWNHVLEIKAKYACSYRQAAYVIAIERVKQVLEMRGFD